The Rhizobium sp. BT03 genome has a window encoding:
- a CDS encoding aldo/keto reductase has product MDYRNLGASGLRVPVLSFGAGTFGGSGPLFGAWGNTDAQEARRLVDICLEAGVNLFDTADVYSAGASEEVLGQAIRGRRDAVLISTKTALPTGEGPQDWGTSRARLIRATEAALSRLGTDYIDLLQLHAFDASTPVEEVLSTLDGLVSSGKIRYVGVSNFAGWELMKSLAAAERHGYPRYVAHQVYYSLAGRDYEWELMPLGADQGVGALVWSPLAWGRLTGKIRRGQPLPAASRLHETAQYGPPVDDEKLFDIVAVLDAIAEETGRTVPQIAINWLLGRPTVSSVIIGARNEEQLRQNLGAVGWSLSKDEIARLDAVSAVTAPYPYFPYRRQEGFARLNPPIV; this is encoded by the coding sequence ATGGACTACAGAAATCTCGGCGCATCCGGCCTCAGAGTGCCGGTGTTGAGCTTCGGCGCCGGCACCTTCGGCGGCAGCGGTCCGCTGTTCGGCGCCTGGGGCAATACCGATGCGCAAGAGGCGCGGCGGTTGGTCGACATCTGCCTCGAAGCCGGCGTCAATCTCTTCGACACCGCCGACGTCTATTCGGCCGGCGCTTCCGAAGAGGTGCTCGGCCAGGCGATCCGCGGCCGGCGCGACGCCGTGCTGATCTCGACGAAGACGGCGCTGCCTACGGGCGAGGGGCCGCAGGACTGGGGAACGTCGCGGGCGCGGCTGATCCGCGCCACCGAGGCAGCGCTCAGCCGGCTCGGGACCGATTATATCGACCTCCTGCAGCTTCACGCCTTCGATGCCTCGACGCCGGTCGAGGAGGTGCTGTCGACGCTCGACGGGCTCGTTTCCTCAGGCAAGATCCGCTATGTCGGCGTTTCCAACTTTGCCGGCTGGGAGCTGATGAAGTCGCTCGCCGCCGCCGAACGCCACGGCTATCCGCGTTATGTCGCTCATCAGGTCTATTATTCGCTGGCCGGGCGCGATTACGAATGGGAGCTGATGCCGCTCGGCGCCGACCAGGGCGTCGGCGCTCTCGTCTGGAGCCCGCTCGCCTGGGGACGGCTGACCGGCAAGATCCGCCGCGGCCAGCCGCTGCCTGCGGCAAGCCGGCTGCACGAAACGGCGCAATACGGCCCGCCTGTCGACGACGAGAAGCTGTTCGACATCGTCGCGGTGCTGGACGCCATTGCGGAGGAAACCGGCCGGACGGTGCCGCAGATCGCCATCAACTGGCTGCTTGGCCGGCCGACGGTCTCGAGCGTCATCATCGGCGCACGCAACGAGGAGCAGCTCAGGCAGAACCTCGGCGCGGTCGGCTGGAGCCTTTCGAAGGACGAGATCGCAAGGCTCGACGCCGTCAGCGCCGTGACGGCGCCCTATCCCTATTTCCCCTATCGGCGGCAGGAGGGTTTTGCGCGGCTCAACCCACCGATCGTCTGA
- a CDS encoding FAD-binding oxidoreductase: MALKDAKAGTRNEAGISAVLGILKQTFGERFQTGQSFREQHAHTTTYIPPQLPDGVLFAESAEDVKAAVRLCATHKVPVIGFGVGTSLEGQVNAANGGISIDFSRMNRVLEVNPEDLDCTVEPGVTREALNIHLRDTGLFFPIDPGANASIGGMASTRASGTNAVRYGTMKDNVLAVTAVTANGEEIRTARRARKSSAGYDLTRLFVGAEGTLGILTSVTLRLQAIPQKIAGGACAFPSVKAACDAVIMTIQMGIPVARIELLDTVQMRACNAYSKLSYAESPTLFLEFHGTDETVPLQSAAFGEIAAECGGGEFLWTANAEERTKLWKARHDAYWSARALAPGLAALSTDVCVPISRLADCVSQTQADIEAHGLLGPIVGHAGDGNFHVLLLFDDKSAEDIAKAESFVQRLNRRALDMDGTCTGEHGIGQGKMAFLEQELGGTVDLMRQVKQALDPDDIFNPGKIFHQG, encoded by the coding sequence ATGGCGCTGAAGGACGCGAAGGCCGGCACACGCAACGAGGCGGGGATATCAGCCGTGCTCGGCATTCTCAAACAGACCTTCGGCGAGCGCTTCCAGACCGGCCAATCCTTCCGTGAACAGCATGCCCACACGACCACCTACATCCCGCCGCAGCTGCCTGATGGTGTGCTCTTCGCCGAGAGCGCCGAGGATGTGAAGGCGGCGGTCAGGCTATGTGCGACCCACAAGGTGCCGGTGATCGGCTTCGGTGTCGGCACCTCGCTGGAGGGCCAGGTCAATGCCGCCAATGGCGGTATTTCGATCGATTTCAGCCGTATGAACCGGGTGCTCGAAGTCAATCCGGAGGATCTCGACTGCACCGTCGAGCCGGGTGTGACGCGCGAGGCGCTGAACATCCACCTGCGTGATACCGGCCTGTTCTTCCCGATCGATCCCGGCGCCAATGCTTCCATCGGCGGCATGGCCTCGACGCGGGCCTCCGGCACCAATGCCGTGCGCTACGGAACGATGAAGGACAATGTGCTTGCCGTCACAGCCGTCACCGCCAATGGCGAGGAGATCCGCACGGCCCGGCGCGCCCGCAAATCTTCCGCCGGCTACGACCTGACGCGGCTCTTCGTCGGCGCCGAGGGCACGCTTGGCATCCTGACTTCGGTGACGCTGCGCCTGCAGGCGATCCCGCAGAAGATCGCCGGCGGCGCCTGCGCCTTTCCGAGTGTCAAGGCCGCTTGCGACGCCGTCATCATGACGATCCAGATGGGTATTCCCGTGGCCCGCATCGAGCTGCTCGATACGGTGCAGATGCGGGCCTGCAATGCCTATTCCAAGCTTTCCTATGCCGAAAGCCCGACACTCTTCCTCGAATTCCACGGCACCGACGAGACGGTGCCGCTGCAATCGGCAGCCTTTGGCGAGATCGCGGCGGAATGCGGCGGCGGCGAATTCCTGTGGACCGCCAACGCCGAGGAGCGGACCAAGCTCTGGAAGGCGCGCCACGATGCCTATTGGTCCGCAAGGGCGCTGGCGCCCGGGCTTGCCGCACTTTCGACCGATGTTTGTGTTCCGATATCGCGGCTTGCCGATTGTGTTTCGCAAACGCAGGCCGATATCGAGGCGCATGGACTGCTCGGCCCGATCGTCGGCCATGCCGGCGACGGGAACTTTCATGTGCTGCTGTTGTTCGATGACAAAAGCGCCGAAGACATCGCCAAGGCCGAGAGCTTCGTGCAGCGGCTCAATCGGCGGGCGCTCGACATGGACGGGACATGCACCGGCGAACACGGAATCGGGCAGGGCAAGATGGCGTTCCTCGAACAGGAGCTGGGGGGCACGGTGGATCTGATGCGACAGGTGAAACAGGCGCTCGATCCGGACGATATCTTCAATCCCGGCAAGATTTTCCACCAGGGCTGA
- a CDS encoding AsmA-like C-terminal region-containing protein: protein MVGRFLVFLGGVIVVALFVALLAPLFIDWTDFRKNFEDQASRIIGKKVTVYGTVDARLLPFPSVTLHDVRVGQEADGTPIVKVEQFSMDAELAPFLSGEALIFDMRVVNPKVRLRLLKDGTLDWMRGSHAEIPAKTVVLENVHVNGGEVEFIDDQSGRSRRITGLNAEMSAKSLAGPWRIEGDAALDGEHGSFVISSSQPDEKGVLRMRTKLSPDKQPVSVDLDGELKLVDSKPNYQGQLSAAIENRNSARPANKKEQPPRVKGRFELTNERIRIPEYRMEIGPTDDPYVITGEATLDTGNAPEFLLTADGQQIDVNRIGNQGAAGKTTRDAAVSARQRLSSLIDVIRQVPIPQVPGKASVKLPAIVAGDTTLRDVQLELEPAGTGWMIDSATGTLPGRTQVEGKGKLLLQGEASFNGQIVVASSQPTGLASWLAGSVDPAIRQLRQAGFSANVSLTPELQRFENLEIAMGPATLKGRLERQAISGQTPTLSVALNGDTLDLDALQALSGLMTGQDAGDSVLDHKIAAQLKADKFTAFGVDAENVETTFTIADGALAVDRLSIKNIAGAELTATGRAEGSLLDYKGAGEITFKSADPGGFFTMLREHLPHHPVLDRLVRNAGWYGNTALRGALTLGGDEGDALTVTLAGVANGSRVNLDYRMSDLLALTGNGTTSLEATLENAVPSILFGQAGLDPLPVDVGANGRLTLKVKASGNDPADAALTFATDRTSFTANGKVDVRPETFMNGQIALSLDSADIDPYLIMNGIALPQTGTGLPFGLQVNAGVDSDKIVLSDLKGHAADNEFSGALSFDRKAAKTTASGELTLSKADAGWLGEAVFGQIVDPANGALTTAPLGLPVFKDLDVNVKLTAKQFWPGLPETAVTDFTSNVVYKGDELQLNDMAGSWDGGKLSGNLLFTNADGTGFLQTKLALADSDLAGVVWLRDGAPIANGKFGLSLSMEASGKTIGEIASSLNGSGELRLGDSSIRGLNLAILPPLLAATDTMQEQINAGKVHPIVETLLSNGEAKLPPLGIPFNIADGTLRVQNVAVANDLARITADAQIALPEERISATLGVGLIPGTEALSGAEPALRLNFSGMLPSPGKTMDVTDITSYLSLRAFERERRRVERLQAIVLEKQRLRREAALYRFNDAERVRAAEIEKQRQAEEERLRALAQAAAAQKALAEAEAARAAEAKAKADAQARAAAEAEAARRSGPPGSLNFDQVPGVQAQ, encoded by the coding sequence TTGGTAGGCCGGTTCCTCGTCTTTCTGGGGGGAGTGATCGTCGTAGCGCTGTTTGTGGCGCTGCTTGCGCCGCTGTTCATCGACTGGACGGATTTCCGCAAGAATTTCGAGGATCAGGCAAGCCGCATCATCGGCAAGAAAGTCACCGTCTACGGCACGGTGGATGCGCGGTTGCTGCCGTTTCCGTCGGTGACGCTGCACGACGTGCGCGTCGGCCAGGAAGCGGACGGCACGCCGATCGTCAAGGTCGAGCAGTTCTCCATGGATGCGGAGCTTGCGCCTTTCCTGTCGGGCGAGGCGCTGATTTTCGACATGCGCGTCGTCAATCCGAAGGTGCGCCTGAGATTGCTCAAGGACGGCACGCTCGACTGGATGCGCGGCAGCCACGCCGAAATACCGGCGAAAACCGTCGTTCTCGAAAACGTGCATGTCAATGGCGGCGAAGTCGAGTTCATCGACGACCAGTCGGGCCGCTCCCGCCGGATCACAGGCCTCAATGCGGAAATGTCGGCCAAGTCGCTGGCCGGCCCCTGGCGTATCGAGGGCGATGCGGCGCTTGACGGCGAGCACGGCAGCTTTGTGATATCGAGCAGCCAGCCGGACGAGAAGGGCGTGCTGCGCATGCGCACGAAGCTTTCGCCGGACAAACAGCCTGTCAGCGTCGATCTCGACGGCGAATTGAAGCTCGTCGACAGCAAGCCGAACTATCAGGGCCAGCTTTCGGCGGCGATCGAAAACCGCAACAGCGCCAGGCCCGCCAACAAGAAAGAGCAGCCGCCCCGCGTCAAGGGCCGCTTCGAGCTTACCAACGAACGCATCCGCATTCCCGAATACCGAATGGAGATCGGCCCGACGGACGATCCCTATGTCATCACCGGCGAGGCGACGCTCGATACCGGCAATGCGCCGGAATTCCTGTTGACCGCCGACGGGCAGCAGATCGACGTCAACCGCATCGGCAATCAGGGCGCGGCCGGCAAGACGACGCGCGATGCGGCGGTCTCGGCACGCCAGCGGCTGAGCTCGCTGATCGATGTCATCCGGCAGGTGCCGATCCCGCAGGTGCCTGGAAAGGCGAGTGTCAAGCTGCCGGCGATCGTCGCCGGCGATACGACGCTGCGCGACGTGCAGCTGGAGTTGGAGCCAGCCGGTACCGGCTGGATGATCGACAGCGCCACCGGCACGCTGCCGGGGCGCACGCAGGTGGAAGGCAAGGGCAAGCTCCTGCTGCAGGGCGAAGCCTCGTTCAACGGCCAGATCGTGGTGGCCTCCAGCCAGCCGACGGGGCTTGCCTCCTGGCTTGCCGGCTCGGTCGATCCGGCCATCCGGCAATTGCGGCAGGCCGGCTTTTCCGCCAATGTCAGCCTGACACCCGAATTGCAGCGTTTCGAAAATCTCGAGATCGCCATGGGACCGGCGACGCTGAAGGGCAGGCTGGAGCGGCAGGCGATCTCCGGCCAGACACCGACGCTGTCGGTGGCACTGAACGGCGATACGCTCGATCTCGATGCGCTGCAGGCGCTGAGCGGGCTGATGACCGGCCAGGATGCCGGCGACAGCGTGCTCGACCACAAGATCGCCGCCCAGCTCAAGGCCGATAAGTTCACCGCTTTCGGCGTCGATGCCGAGAATGTCGAGACCACTTTCACGATCGCCGACGGGGCGCTTGCCGTCGACCGGCTGTCGATCAAGAATATCGCAGGCGCCGAACTGACGGCGACGGGCAGGGCGGAAGGCTCGCTGCTCGACTATAAGGGCGCCGGCGAGATCACCTTCAAATCGGCCGATCCCGGCGGCTTTTTCACCATGCTGCGCGAGCACCTGCCGCATCACCCGGTGCTCGACCGGCTGGTGCGAAATGCCGGCTGGTACGGCAATACGGCGCTGCGCGGCGCGCTGACGCTCGGCGGCGACGAGGGCGATGCGCTGACGGTGACGCTTGCCGGTGTTGCGAACGGCAGCCGCGTCAATCTCGATTACCGCATGTCCGACCTGCTGGCCCTGACCGGCAACGGCACGACGAGCCTCGAGGCGACGCTCGAAAATGCCGTGCCGTCCATCCTGTTCGGCCAGGCCGGGCTCGATCCGCTGCCGGTCGATGTCGGCGCCAACGGCCGCCTGACGCTGAAGGTGAAGGCATCGGGCAACGATCCCGCCGATGCCGCGCTGACCTTTGCCACCGACCGGACCTCGTTTACCGCCAACGGCAAGGTCGATGTCCGGCCGGAGACTTTCATGAACGGCCAGATCGCGCTTTCGCTCGACAGCGCCGATATCGATCCCTATCTCATCATGAACGGGATCGCCCTGCCGCAGACGGGAACCGGGCTGCCGTTCGGCCTGCAGGTCAATGCCGGCGTCGACAGCGACAAGATCGTCTTGTCCGATCTCAAGGGCCATGCGGCCGACAACGAGTTTTCAGGCGCGCTGAGCTTCGACCGGAAGGCTGCGAAGACGACGGCGAGCGGCGAACTGACGCTCTCCAAGGCGGATGCCGGCTGGCTTGGCGAGGCGGTGTTCGGGCAGATCGTCGATCCCGCCAATGGCGCGCTGACGACGGCGCCGCTCGGGCTGCCCGTCTTCAAGGATCTCGACGTCAACGTGAAACTGACGGCCAAGCAGTTCTGGCCAGGCCTGCCGGAAACGGCGGTCACCGACTTCACAAGCAACGTCGTCTACAAGGGCGACGAGCTGCAGCTCAACGACATGGCCGGCAGCTGGGACGGCGGGAAGCTCTCCGGCAATCTGCTGTTCACCAATGCCGACGGCACCGGCTTCCTGCAGACGAAGCTTGCGCTTGCCGATTCCGATCTTGCCGGCGTCGTCTGGCTGCGCGACGGCGCACCGATTGCCAACGGCAAATTCGGATTGTCGCTGTCGATGGAAGCCTCGGGCAAGACCATCGGCGAGATCGCCAGTTCGCTGAACGGTTCGGGCGAACTGAGGCTCGGAGATAGCAGCATACGCGGGCTGAACCTCGCCATCTTACCGCCGCTGCTTGCCGCGACCGACACGATGCAGGAGCAGATCAATGCCGGCAAGGTGCATCCGATCGTTGAGACGCTGCTCAGCAACGGAGAGGCGAAGCTGCCGCCGCTCGGCATCCCCTTCAATATCGCCGATGGGACGTTGCGCGTGCAGAATGTCGCCGTCGCCAACGATCTCGCCCGCATCACCGCCGATGCGCAGATCGCGCTGCCGGAGGAACGGATCAGCGCGACGTTGGGCGTCGGGCTCATTCCGGGCACGGAAGCGCTGTCCGGCGCGGAGCCGGCGCTCAGGCTGAATTTTTCCGGCATGCTGCCGTCGCCCGGCAAGACGATGGATGTGACCGATATCACCAGCTATCTGTCGCTACGCGCCTTTGAGCGCGAGCGCCGGCGCGTCGAGCGGCTGCAAGCGATCGTACTCGAAAAGCAGCGGCTGCGCCGCGAGGCGGCCCTCTATCGGTTCAACGACGCCGAGCGCGTCAGGGCGGCCGAAATCGAAAAGCAACGGCAGGCGGAGGAAGAGCGGCTGCGCGCATTGGCGCAGGCAGCGGCCGCGCAGAAGGCGCTCGCCGAAGCGGAGGCGGCACGCGCGGCCGAGGCCAAAGCCAAGGCGGATGCGCAGGCGAGGGCTGCCGCCGAGGCGGAAGCGGCGCGGCGCAGCGGGCCGCCCGGTTCGCTCAATTTCGACCAGGTGCCGGGCGTTCAGGCGCAATGA
- a CDS encoding ribbon-helix-helix domain-containing protein produces the protein MIRKHSATLHGHRTSFSLEDEFWAELKTIAAGRSMALAALISEIDDHRPPDSNLSSALRLHVLAWAKAGAAA, from the coding sequence ATGATCCGCAAGCATTCGGCGACATTGCACGGCCATCGCACCAGTTTTTCCCTCGAAGACGAGTTCTGGGCTGAGCTGAAAACGATCGCCGCAGGCCGCTCCATGGCATTGGCCGCGCTGATTTCGGAGATCGATGATCATCGGCCGCCGGACAGCAACCTGTCCTCGGCACTCCGGCTGCATGTGCTCGCCTGGGCGAAAGCCGGCGCTGCGGCATAA
- a CDS encoding DUF4169 family protein, which yields MSAEIVNLRQFRKQQARSEKEAQAEQNRISFGRTKAEKQLTRSLNEKADKAHRAGRIETDDDGA from the coding sequence ATGAGCGCCGAAATCGTCAATCTGCGCCAATTCCGCAAGCAGCAGGCCCGCTCCGAAAAGGAGGCGCAGGCCGAGCAGAACCGCATTTCCTTCGGTCGCACCAAGGCCGAAAAGCAGCTCACCCGCAGTCTGAACGAGAAGGCCGACAAGGCCCATCGCGCCGGCCGGATCGAGACGGATGACGACGGAGCCTGA
- a CDS encoding SspB family protein has protein sequence MGQDHIRYDILAQDALRGVIRKVLAEVGATGRLPGDHHFFITFLTGAAGVRISQHLKSKYPEQMTIVIQHQFWDLKITETHFEIGLSFSDVPEKLVIPFNAIRGFYDPSVNFELEFDVPLADGEELPSGEITAYPVDAAAKPDEAAGAKPGDGEEKKPGSVVSLDSFRKKQ, from the coding sequence ATGGGGCAGGATCATATCCGCTACGACATTCTGGCACAGGATGCACTTCGCGGCGTCATCCGCAAGGTTTTGGCGGAAGTCGGAGCGACGGGCCGTCTGCCCGGCGACCATCACTTCTTCATCACCTTCCTCACGGGTGCTGCCGGCGTACGCATCTCCCAGCACCTGAAGTCGAAATATCCCGAGCAGATGACCATTGTCATCCAGCATCAGTTTTGGGACCTGAAGATCACCGAGACGCATTTCGAGATCGGCCTTTCCTTCTCCGACGTTCCTGAGAAGCTGGTCATCCCGTTCAACGCGATCCGCGGCTTTTACGATCCCTCCGTCAATTTCGAGCTCGAATTCGATGTGCCGCTCGCCGATGGCGAGGAGTTGCCGTCCGGCGAGATCACCGCCTATCCCGTCGACGCGGCAGCAAAGCCGGATGAGGCTGCGGGCGCCAAACCCGGCGATGGCGAAGAGAAGAAGCCGGGCTCGGTCGTCTCGCTCGACTCCTTCCGCAAGAAGCAGTGA
- a CDS encoding thymidylate synthase, giving the protein MKQYLDLLNHVMEKGSDRGDRTGTGTRSVFGYQMRFDLQEGFPVLTTKKLHLRSIIHELLWFLKGETNIRYLKENGVSIWDEWADENGDLGPVYGAQWRSWPAPDGGHIDQIANLVKGIVNNPNSRRHIVSAWNPAEVDEMALPPCHCLFQFYVADGKLSCQLYQRSADIFLGVPFNIASYALLTMMVAEVTGLKPGDFVHTLGDAHLYHNHFDQAKLQLARRPKPLPFMRINPDVNDIFGFTFDDFELIGYEADASIKAPIAV; this is encoded by the coding sequence ATGAAGCAATATCTCGATCTCCTGAACCATGTGATGGAAAAGGGCTCCGACCGGGGCGACCGCACCGGCACCGGCACGCGTTCGGTCTTCGGCTACCAGATGCGCTTCGACCTGCAGGAAGGCTTCCCTGTGCTGACCACGAAGAAGCTGCATCTGCGGTCGATCATTCACGAACTTTTATGGTTCCTGAAGGGCGAGACGAATATCCGCTATCTCAAGGAGAACGGCGTTTCCATCTGGGACGAATGGGCCGACGAAAACGGCGATCTCGGCCCGGTCTACGGCGCTCAGTGGCGCTCCTGGCCGGCGCCGGATGGCGGCCATATCGACCAGATCGCCAATCTCGTCAAAGGCATCGTCAACAACCCGAATTCGCGCCGCCACATCGTCTCGGCCTGGAATCCGGCCGAGGTCGACGAGATGGCGCTGCCGCCCTGCCATTGCCTGTTCCAGTTCTACGTGGCCGATGGCAAGCTTTCCTGCCAGCTCTATCAGCGCTCGGCCGACATCTTCCTCGGCGTGCCGTTCAACATCGCCTCCTATGCGCTTTTGACGATGATGGTGGCTGAGGTAACCGGGCTGAAGCCTGGCGATTTCGTCCACACGCTGGGCGACGCCCATCTTTACCACAACCATTTCGACCAGGCGAAGCTGCAACTGGCGCGCCGGCCGAAGCCGCTTCCCTTCATGCGCATCAATCCCGATGTGAATGACATATTCGGCTTCACCTTCGACGATTTCGAGCTGATCGGCTACGAGGCCGATGCCAGCATCAAGGCGCCGATCGCCGTCTGA
- a CDS encoding dihydrofolate reductase, which produces MADIRRTIFAAVARNGIIGRDGDMPWRLSSDLKRFKALTLGKPVVMGRKTYESIGKPLPGRPNVVISRQAAIDHPDVSMAHSLPEAMTAAEWLARETGVDEVCIIGGGQVYAQAIGLADRMCITHVEVDLDGDASFPAIDPDIWQAGEPIAVPAGEKDSYPTRYVIYERRHA; this is translated from the coding sequence ATGGCCGATATTCGCAGGACCATTTTCGCCGCCGTTGCCCGCAACGGCATTATCGGCCGCGACGGCGACATGCCCTGGCGGCTGTCGAGCGATCTCAAGCGCTTCAAGGCGCTGACATTGGGCAAGCCTGTGGTGATGGGCCGCAAGACCTATGAATCGATCGGCAAGCCGCTGCCGGGGCGGCCGAACGTCGTCATCTCCAGGCAGGCGGCGATAGACCATCCCGATGTCTCCATGGCGCATTCGCTGCCGGAAGCGATGACGGCGGCCGAGTGGCTGGCGCGCGAAACCGGTGTCGACGAGGTCTGCATTATCGGCGGCGGGCAGGTCTATGCCCAGGCGATCGGCCTGGCCGATCGGATGTGCATCACCCATGTCGAGGTCGATCTCGACGGAGACGCATCGTTCCCTGCGATCGATCCCGACATCTGGCAGGCAGGGGAGCCTATCGCAGTTCCGGCCGGCGAGAAGGACAGTTATCCCACGCGCTATGTCATCTATGAGCGCCGCCACGCCTGA